In one window of Algiphilus sp. DNA:
- a CDS encoding nucleoside triphosphate pyrophosphatase, with the protein MPSSPPLLLASTSPYRSRLLERLGLTFERCDPDVDEAAEPALDPATRARRLALAKARAGAARHPGHWTIGSDQVAACEGDILHKPGSRTAQIAQLHRLSGREARFHTAVALVVPPLRPGARARARHATVLTRVRFRTLDDGTIARYADAEPAVDCCGGFRCEGLGIALFDAVRGSDPTALEGLPLMATARLLRAAGLAVP; encoded by the coding sequence ATGCCGTCTTCTCCGCCGCTGCTGCTCGCATCGACGTCGCCCTACCGCAGCCGTCTGCTGGAGCGGCTGGGTCTGACCTTCGAACGCTGCGACCCGGACGTCGATGAAGCCGCCGAGCCCGCTCTCGACCCGGCAACACGCGCGCGCCGGCTGGCGCTGGCCAAGGCGCGCGCCGGCGCCGCCCGCCACCCCGGGCACTGGACCATCGGTTCGGACCAGGTCGCGGCGTGCGAGGGCGATATCCTGCACAAGCCCGGCAGCCGCACGGCCCAGATAGCGCAGCTGCACCGCTTGTCCGGGCGCGAGGCGCGCTTCCACACCGCCGTCGCGCTGGTGGTGCCGCCGCTCCGGCCCGGTGCCCGCGCTCGCGCGCGCCACGCCACCGTGCTGACCCGCGTGCGCTTCCGCACCCTCGACGACGGCACCATCGCGCGCTACGCGGATGCAGAGCCGGCCGTCGACTGCTGCGGCGGCTTCCGGTGCGAGGGGCTCGGCATCGCGCTGTTCGACGCCGTCCGCGGCAGCGACCCGACCGCGCTGGAAGGACTGCCGCTCATGGCCACCGCGCGCCTGCTGCGCGCGGCCGGCCTGGCAGTGCCCTGA
- a CDS encoding DUF177 domain-containing protein, with the protein MLSIIAPAMGTQGLPRTVDIVRFCGGRGHAEATLVAEQLPRLSAALADSGWSITVRLSGESPGTAIYRIAGSAEGELPVTCRRCLAVVQWPLALRFSVVVVQGDEEEARWIAESDTWRGENDRLPLAERVEDELLLAVPDLPECSDGACEARAQALHGAGGSPGPHGE; encoded by the coding sequence GTGCTGTCTATCATCGCGCCCGCAATGGGCACCCAAGGCTTGCCGCGGACGGTCGACATAGTGCGCTTCTGCGGTGGCCGCGGGCATGCCGAGGCCACGCTGGTGGCCGAGCAGCTTCCCCGTCTGTCAGCAGCGCTCGCGGACTCCGGCTGGTCGATCACCGTTCGGCTCAGCGGGGAAAGCCCCGGTACGGCGATCTATCGCATTGCCGGTAGCGCGGAAGGGGAGCTGCCGGTGACATGCCGGCGGTGCCTGGCAGTCGTGCAGTGGCCCCTTGCGCTGCGCTTTTCGGTGGTGGTGGTGCAGGGGGACGAGGAAGAGGCGCGCTGGATCGCGGAAAGCGACACCTGGCGCGGCGAGAATGACAGGCTGCCGCTGGCGGAGCGGGTCGAGGACGAGCTGCTGCTCGCGGTGCCCGATTTGCCAGAATGCAGTGACGGCGCGTGCGAGGCACGCGCGCAGGCCTTACACGGAGCCGGTGGATCGCCGGGCCCGCACGGAGAGTAG
- the rpmF gene encoding 50S ribosomal protein L32, whose translation MAVQQRKKSRSRRGHRRAHDALQAPALSTDPTSGETHLRHHITADGYYRGRKVIDTPVNDE comes from the coding sequence ATGGCTGTTCAGCAGAGAAAGAAGTCCCGTTCGCGTCGCGGTCATCGTCGCGCGCACGACGCCCTTCAGGCGCCGGCCCTGTCGACCGATCCGACCTCGGGCGAGACGCACCTGCGGCATCACATCACGGCCGACGGTTACTACCGCGGTCGCAAGGTCATCGATACGCCGGTCAACGACGAGTAG
- the plsX gene encoding phosphate acyltransferase PlsX, whose amino-acid sequence MTDSPATPPVRVAIDAMSGDNGLEAVVAAVSLCLQRHDDVTLTLVGDQAQLRQQLDAAGLGTEARLSITHSSEVVLMDELPSRALRAKKDSSMRVAINLVHRGDADAAVSAGNTGALMAIARFVLKTLPGIDRPAIVSALPAKQGHTYLLDLGANAACTPEHLFEFAVMGSVLARAVDGRESPRVALLNIGEEEMKGVDAIHRAQELLRASRLNYVGYVEANDIFGDAADVVVSDGFVGNVALKSAEGVAGFIKDIMVRTFSERWWSRLAGAAAWPVLKRLGARIDPRRYNGASLLGLRGVVIKSHGSADAMAFANAIDVAIIEARKGLPARIGEDIARELAASPDLSPADSA is encoded by the coding sequence GTGACCGACAGCCCGGCCACGCCACCGGTGCGGGTGGCGATCGATGCGATGAGCGGCGACAACGGTCTGGAAGCCGTCGTCGCCGCGGTGTCGTTGTGCCTGCAGCGTCACGATGACGTCACGCTGACGCTGGTGGGCGACCAGGCGCAGCTGCGCCAGCAGCTCGACGCCGCCGGCCTCGGCACCGAGGCGCGCCTCTCGATCACGCACAGCTCCGAGGTCGTGCTCATGGACGAGCTGCCTTCGCGCGCGCTGCGCGCCAAGAAGGACAGCTCGATGCGCGTCGCCATCAACCTCGTCCATCGCGGCGATGCCGACGCCGCCGTCAGTGCCGGCAACACCGGCGCGCTGATGGCCATCGCCCGTTTCGTCCTGAAGACGCTGCCCGGGATCGACCGACCGGCGATCGTGTCGGCGCTGCCCGCGAAGCAGGGGCATACCTATCTCCTCGACCTCGGCGCCAACGCCGCCTGCACGCCCGAGCACCTCTTCGAGTTCGCGGTGATGGGGTCGGTGCTGGCGCGTGCGGTCGACGGCAGGGAGTCGCCCCGCGTCGCACTGCTGAACATCGGCGAGGAGGAGATGAAGGGCGTAGACGCCATCCACCGCGCCCAGGAGCTGCTGCGCGCCTCGCGACTGAACTATGTCGGCTACGTCGAGGCCAACGACATCTTCGGCGACGCGGCGGATGTGGTGGTGAGCGACGGTTTCGTCGGCAACGTCGCGCTGAAGAGCGCGGAGGGCGTCGCCGGCTTCATCAAGGACATCATGGTCCGCACCTTCTCCGAGCGCTGGTGGAGCCGCCTCGCGGGCGCCGCCGCCTGGCCGGTTCTCAAGCGGCTGGGTGCGCGCATCGATCCGCGTCGCTACAACGGTGCCAGTCTGCTGGGGCTGCGCGGCGTGGTCATCAAGTCGCACGGCAGCGCCGATGCCATGGCCTTCGCCAATGCGATCGATGTCGCGATCATCGAGGCGCGCAAGGGGCTTCCGGCGCGCATCGGCGAGGACATCGCCCGCGAGCTCGCCGCAAGTCCGGATCTGAGCCCGGCGGACAGTGCCTGA
- the radA gene encoding DNA repair protein RadA: protein MARGRKQFVCQQCAATSPQWAGQCPECGAWNSMAEQTAPARSAARGAAAAGRAPAAGVQILSEVAEDALPRSGTGMQEFDRVLGGGFVAGGVVLIGGDPGIGKSTLLLQVLARMQEGGATLYVTGEESPSQVALRARRLGLPRLDLPVLSETGVEDIVAAAEQARPGLLVVDSIQTLHSERVESAAGSVSQLRETASQLVAYAKRSGCTIVLVGHVTKEGAIAGPRVLEHMVDTVLYFEHDAGSRFRVVRAVKNRFGAVNELGVFAMEESGLREVPNPSAIFLSRHAEPVPGSAVTVALQGSRPLLVEVQALVDAAQSGHPRRVTQGTDAGRLAMLIAVLHRHGGIALADQDVFANVVGGMRIGETAADLPVLLAAVSSLRGRALAPGTVVFGEVGLAGEIRPVQQGEERLREAAKQGFRRAIVPAANKPRRAVKLDIEVRAVARLQEALEAAADAD, encoded by the coding sequence ATGGCCCGCGGGCGGAAGCAGTTCGTCTGCCAGCAGTGCGCCGCCACCTCGCCGCAGTGGGCGGGGCAGTGCCCCGAATGCGGCGCCTGGAACAGCATGGCCGAGCAGACCGCGCCGGCCCGGTCGGCGGCGCGCGGCGCTGCCGCCGCCGGTCGCGCACCGGCGGCCGGTGTGCAGATCCTGTCCGAGGTCGCCGAGGATGCGCTGCCGCGTTCGGGCACCGGCATGCAGGAGTTCGACCGCGTGCTGGGCGGCGGTTTCGTCGCCGGCGGCGTCGTGCTCATCGGCGGCGATCCCGGCATAGGCAAGTCGACCCTGCTGCTGCAGGTACTGGCGCGCATGCAGGAGGGCGGAGCCACGCTGTACGTCACCGGCGAGGAATCGCCCTCGCAGGTCGCGCTGCGGGCGCGCCGGCTCGGTCTGCCGCGTCTCGACCTGCCGGTGCTGTCGGAGACCGGCGTCGAGGACATCGTCGCCGCGGCCGAGCAGGCGCGGCCGGGGCTGCTGGTGGTCGATTCGATCCAGACGCTGCATAGCGAGCGCGTGGAATCGGCAGCGGGGTCGGTATCGCAGCTGCGCGAGACGGCTTCCCAGCTGGTGGCCTATGCCAAGCGCAGCGGCTGCACCATCGTCCTGGTCGGTCACGTCACCAAGGAGGGCGCCATCGCCGGCCCGCGCGTGCTCGAGCACATGGTCGATACCGTGCTCTACTTCGAGCACGATGCCGGCAGCCGCTTCCGGGTGGTGCGCGCGGTCAAGAACCGCTTCGGCGCGGTCAACGAACTCGGCGTGTTCGCGATGGAGGAGTCGGGCCTGCGCGAGGTCCCCAATCCGTCGGCCATCTTCCTCTCCCGCCACGCCGAGCCGGTGCCGGGCAGCGCCGTCACCGTGGCGCTTCAGGGCAGCCGGCCGCTGCTGGTCGAGGTGCAGGCACTGGTCGACGCCGCGCAGAGCGGCCATCCGCGCCGCGTCACCCAGGGCACCGACGCCGGCCGGCTGGCCATGCTGATCGCCGTGCTGCATCGCCACGGCGGCATCGCGCTGGCCGATCAGGACGTGTTCGCGAATGTTGTCGGCGGCATGCGCATCGGCGAGACCGCGGCCGACCTGCCGGTGCTGCTGGCTGCGGTGTCCTCCCTGCGCGGCCGCGCCCTGGCCCCCGGCACCGTGGTCTTCGGCGAAGTCGGCCTTGCCGGCGAGATCCGGCCCGTCCAGCAGGGCGAGGAGCGCCTGCGCGAGGCCGCCAAGCAGGGCTTCAGGCGCGCGATCGTCCCGGCGGCCAACAAGCCGCGGCGGGCCGTGAAGCTGGATATCGAGGTGCGGGCGGTGGCGCGGCTGCAGGAAGCGCTCGAGGCGGCAGCGGACGCGGACTGA
- a CDS encoding HlyC/CorC family transporter: MNEIPLSALFSLLAVLIVLSGFFSGSETGLMTINRYRLAHRANQGDRGSRLAQHLLQRPDRLIGLILLGNNLVNILAASIATIIGLRLFGEAGIAIASGALTLVILLFGEVAPKTLAALYPERVALPASYVYWVLMRLLWPLVWLVNVIGNGLLRLLGVTPEDAAQHSLSSEELRSVVAEAGAMIPNRHQAMLLSILDLEKSTVEDIMIPRNEIVGIDLEQDDARIAEQITGSEHTRLPLYRGSIDDLVGVIHVRNVLKLASSSGDLSGAALARTAVEPYFVLEGTPLNQQLLNFQNQKRRIGFVVDEYGDIQGLVTLADILEEIVGEFTSDPATRIRNVYRDSDGSYLVHGTVSVRSLNRSFGWKLPTAGPRTVNGLILESMETIPKPGDRIMLKNYSVEITETRGNAVRTARVRPGTE, from the coding sequence TTGAACGAGATTCCCTTATCGGCCCTGTTCAGCTTGCTGGCAGTGCTGATCGTGTTGTCGGGCTTCTTCTCCGGATCGGAGACGGGGCTGATGACCATCAATCGGTACCGTCTGGCGCACCGTGCGAACCAGGGCGACCGCGGTTCCAGGCTTGCCCAGCATCTCCTGCAGCGGCCCGATCGGCTCATCGGCCTGATCCTGCTGGGCAACAATCTCGTCAACATCCTGGCGGCCTCCATCGCCACCATCATCGGCCTGCGCCTGTTCGGCGAGGCGGGCATCGCCATTGCGTCGGGCGCGCTCACGCTGGTGATCCTCCTGTTCGGCGAGGTCGCCCCCAAGACACTGGCAGCGCTCTATCCGGAGCGCGTGGCGCTGCCCGCCTCCTACGTCTACTGGGTGCTGATGCGCCTGCTGTGGCCACTGGTGTGGCTGGTCAACGTCATCGGCAACGGCCTGCTGCGCCTGCTCGGTGTCACTCCGGAGGATGCCGCCCAGCACTCGCTGTCGTCGGAGGAACTGCGCTCGGTGGTGGCGGAGGCCGGCGCGATGATCCCGAACCGCCACCAGGCGATGCTGCTGTCCATACTCGATCTCGAGAAATCGACCGTCGAGGACATCATGATCCCGCGCAACGAGATCGTCGGCATCGACCTCGAACAGGACGATGCCCGCATCGCCGAGCAGATCACGGGCAGCGAACACACGCGCCTGCCGCTCTACCGCGGCTCGATCGACGACCTCGTCGGCGTCATTCATGTCCGCAACGTGCTCAAGCTCGCCTCGTCCAGCGGCGACCTGAGCGGCGCCGCACTGGCACGCACCGCGGTCGAGCCCTACTTCGTGCTGGAAGGCACCCCGCTCAACCAGCAGCTGCTCAACTTCCAGAACCAGAAGCGCCGCATCGGCTTCGTCGTCGACGAGTACGGGGACATCCAGGGTCTGGTGACGCTCGCCGACATCCTCGAGGAGATCGTCGGCGAGTTCACCTCCGACCCCGCAACGCGCATCCGCAACGTCTACCGCGACAGCGACGGCAGCTACCTGGTGCACGGCACGGTGAGCGTACGCAGCCTCAATCGCTCCTTCGGCTGGAAGCTGCCCACGGCCGGACCGCGCACCGTCAACGGACTGATCCTCGAATCGATGGAGACCATCCCCAAGCCCGGGGATCGCATCATGCTCAAGAACTACTCGGTCGAGATCACGGAGACGCGCGGCAACGCGGTACGCACCGCGCGCGTGCGCCCGGGCACCGAATAG
- the ccsA gene encoding cytochrome c biogenesis protein CcsA yields MIFAGLCVVAYGVAAFAAHRARRALLFGAGSAAVLLHAVALLGDVFHDGVLHIGLLEAVSLVLWQASLLLLLSWRFMPVVLLAMITFPLSGAMAIIAAWPTATQTGASVEGWPLQLHVGLSVFAAGLFTLAALQSILLAFQSRYLHSGADPGGLRNLPPLQSMESALFGALWLAWGMLSASLLTGILFVDDLLAQHLVHKTVLSVVSWAVFLMLLWGHWRYGWRGRTALRWTWTGYAVLLTAYFGSKFVLEALLGQHWG; encoded by the coding sequence ATGATCTTCGCAGGCCTGTGCGTGGTTGCCTACGGCGTGGCGGCCTTCGCGGCCCACCGCGCCCGGCGCGCGCTGCTGTTCGGCGCCGGCAGTGCCGCGGTGCTGCTGCACGCCGTCGCGCTGCTGGGCGACGTGTTCCACGACGGCGTTCTCCACATCGGCCTGCTCGAGGCGGTCTCGCTGGTCCTGTGGCAGGCCTCGCTCCTGCTGCTGCTGTCCTGGCGCTTCATGCCGGTGGTGCTGCTGGCGATGATCACCTTCCCGCTGTCCGGCGCGATGGCCATCATCGCCGCCTGGCCGACCGCGACGCAGACCGGCGCCTCGGTGGAGGGCTGGCCGCTGCAGCTTCATGTCGGGCTCTCCGTGTTCGCGGCGGGCCTGTTCACGCTGGCGGCGCTGCAATCGATCCTGCTGGCATTCCAGAGTCGCTATCTGCACAGCGGCGCCGATCCGGGTGGACTGCGCAACCTGCCCCCGCTGCAGAGCATGGAGAGCGCCCTGTTCGGCGCCCTGTGGCTGGCCTGGGGCATGCTCAGCGCATCGCTGCTGACCGGCATCCTCTTCGTGGACGACCTGCTGGCCCAGCACCTGGTCCACAAGACGGTGCTGTCGGTGGTGTCCTGGGCAGTCTTCCTGATGCTGCTGTGGGGCCACTGGCGCTACGGCTGGCGGGGACGCACCGCGCTGCGGTGGACCTGGACCGGCTACGCGGTGCTGCTCACTGCCTACTTCGGCAGCAAGTTCGTGCTGGAGGCCCTGCTGGGCCAGCACTGGGGCTGA
- a CDS encoding 3',5'-cyclic-nucleotide phosphodiesterase, giving the protein MEFRVLGCSGGLGSGGHTTAFLLGDHTLIDAGTGVGRLSLDAMTRLRNVFLTHAHLDHIAGLAFLADTRFSQAAPTLQVHARASVIRTLRAHIFNWQIWPDFAKLGHYQDATLAMHRVRIGQAVDVDGARITPVPARHTVPACGYAVETATGTLVYSGDTTACTPFWRALNRLERLDHLVIEVAYSDEQAGLGRASRHYTPRLLGEQLARLRHRPTVHITHHKPGRGERIEAQCAGALAGWDYHHLAIGDVLEV; this is encoded by the coding sequence ATGGAGTTTCGCGTACTCGGATGCAGTGGGGGGCTGGGCAGCGGCGGGCACACCACGGCCTTCCTGCTCGGCGATCACACGCTGATCGATGCCGGCACCGGCGTCGGGCGTCTGTCGCTCGATGCCATGACGCGCCTGCGCAATGTCTTCCTCACGCACGCCCATCTCGACCACATCGCGGGATTGGCCTTCCTCGCCGATACGCGCTTCTCGCAGGCCGCGCCCACACTCCAGGTGCATGCCCGGGCATCGGTGATCCGCACCCTGCGCGCGCACATCTTCAACTGGCAGATATGGCCCGATTTCGCCAAGCTCGGCCACTATCAGGACGCAACCCTGGCGATGCATCGCGTGCGCATCGGGCAGGCGGTCGACGTGGACGGCGCGCGCATCACGCCGGTGCCGGCGCGACACACGGTGCCCGCCTGCGGGTATGCCGTGGAGACCGCCACCGGCACGCTGGTCTATTCCGGGGATACCACCGCCTGCACGCCGTTCTGGCGGGCGCTCAACCGACTGGAACGGCTCGATCATCTGGTCATCGAGGTGGCCTACAGTGACGAGCAGGCCGGCCTGGGCCGCGCGTCGCGGCACTACACCCCGCGGTTGCTGGGCGAGCAGCTCGCGCGTCTGCGGCACCGGCCGACGGTGCACATCACGCACCACAAGCCCGGCAGGGGCGAACGCATCGAGGCGCAGTGCGCCGGGGCGCTGGCGGGATGGGACTACCACCACCTCGCGATCGGCGACGTGCTGGAGGTCTAG
- the ffh gene encoding signal recognition particle protein has translation MFESLSDRLSASLKAITGAGRLSEDDVARAARDLRMALLEADVALPVVRGFIERVRERAIGAEVAKSLTPGQQFLRIVQEELTTTLGREAVPLNLRAQPPVVILMAGLQGSGKTTTTGKLARHLREVQKKQVAVVSCDVYRPAAIEQLRVVAGQADVRFLESEAGESPTVIARRALEQARHDVLDVLIVDSAGRTGIDEAMMREIGELHGALEPAETLFVVDSMTGQDAANTARAFADRLPLTGVVLTKVDGDARGGAALSVREVTGAPIKFLGAGEKLDKLEAFHPDRIAARILGQGDMLSLIEETVDKVDRDQAEKLAQKLRGKGGFDLADFREQMLQMEKMGGVASLLEKMPGGAQMQAKLAQQNPEKEIGRSVAIINSMTPLERRFPDRIRASHRRRIAAGSGTQVQDVNRLLRQFEQSRDMMKKVAGGGMARMLRGMQGGMGGMSGMPGAGAGGGLPQLGSGGRGGGGKPKSRNKRKKRR, from the coding sequence ATGTTCGAGAGTCTGAGCGACCGCCTGTCGGCATCCCTGAAGGCCATCACCGGCGCCGGCCGGCTGAGCGAGGACGATGTCGCCCGCGCGGCGCGCGATCTGCGCATGGCGCTGCTCGAGGCGGATGTGGCGCTGCCGGTCGTGCGCGGCTTCATCGAGCGGGTGCGCGAGCGCGCGATCGGGGCCGAGGTCGCCAAGAGCCTGACGCCCGGCCAGCAGTTCCTGCGCATCGTGCAGGAAGAGCTCACCACCACGCTCGGCCGCGAGGCAGTACCGCTCAACCTGCGGGCCCAGCCGCCGGTGGTGATCCTCATGGCCGGTCTGCAGGGCTCGGGCAAGACCACGACGACCGGAAAGCTCGCGCGCCATCTGCGCGAAGTGCAGAAAAAGCAGGTTGCGGTAGTGTCGTGCGACGTCTATCGACCGGCCGCCATCGAGCAGCTGCGCGTGGTCGCGGGCCAGGCCGACGTGCGCTTCCTCGAGAGCGAGGCCGGCGAATCGCCCACCGTCATCGCGCGGCGGGCGCTCGAACAGGCGCGACACGATGTGCTCGATGTGCTGATCGTCGACAGCGCCGGCCGCACCGGCATCGACGAAGCCATGATGCGGGAGATCGGCGAGCTCCACGGCGCGCTGGAGCCCGCCGAGACGCTGTTCGTGGTGGACAGCATGACCGGTCAGGATGCTGCCAACACGGCGCGCGCCTTTGCCGACCGTCTGCCGCTGACCGGTGTGGTCCTCACCAAGGTCGACGGCGATGCGCGCGGCGGCGCTGCGCTGTCGGTCCGCGAGGTTACCGGCGCGCCCATCAAGTTTCTCGGCGCCGGCGAGAAGCTGGACAAGCTGGAGGCGTTCCACCCGGACCGGATCGCCGCACGCATTCTCGGGCAGGGCGACATGCTGTCGCTCATCGAGGAGACGGTCGACAAGGTCGATCGCGATCAGGCGGAGAAGCTCGCGCAGAAGCTGCGCGGCAAGGGCGGCTTCGATCTCGCCGATTTCCGCGAGCAGATGCTCCAGATGGAGAAGATGGGCGGCGTCGCCAGCCTGCTCGAGAAGATGCCCGGCGGCGCGCAGATGCAGGCCAAGCTCGCGCAGCAGAACCCCGAGAAGGAAATCGGTCGCTCGGTTGCCATCATCAATTCGATGACCCCGCTGGAGCGCCGTTTCCCCGACCGCATCCGGGCCTCGCACCGTCGGCGCATCGCCGCCGGCAGCGGCACGCAGGTCCAGGATGTCAATCGCCTGCTCCGTCAGTTCGAGCAGTCGCGCGACATGATGAAGAAGGTCGCCGGTGGCGGCATGGCGCGCATGCTCCGCGGGATGCAGGGCGGCATGGGTGGCATGAGCGGTATGCCCGGCGCCGGCGCGGGCGGCGGGCTGCCCCAGCTCGGGTCCGGTGGGCGCGGGGGGGGCGGAAAGCCCAAGAGCCGGAACAAGCGGAAGAAGCGGCGCTGA
- the rpsP gene encoding 30S ribosomal protein S16, translating into MVKIRLARAGSKKRPFYHIVATDSRSRRDGRFIERLGYFNPSATGGEKELELDGQKLDAWRQKGAQVSERVKSLARSAPEAVPAETAAA; encoded by the coding sequence ATGGTCAAGATTCGTCTCGCGCGCGCCGGCTCCAAGAAGCGCCCGTTCTATCACATCGTTGCCACCGACAGCCGCAGCCGTCGTGACGGCCGCTTCATCGAGCGGCTGGGCTACTTCAATCCGTCCGCCACCGGTGGCGAGAAGGAGCTGGAGCTTGATGGGCAGAAGCTCGATGCCTGGCGCCAGAAGGGCGCGCAGGTCTCCGAGCGTGTGAAGTCGCTGGCGCGCTCGGCTCCCGAAGCCGTGCCGGCGGAGACGGCAGCAGCCTGA
- the rimM gene encoding ribosome maturation factor RimM (Essential for efficient processing of 16S rRNA), with translation MDGFGKPVTERWVTLGRITGVHGVRGWVRVQSFTRPAENIFSYGPWLIRGVELARLDYRASGRGFIVQLKGIEDREIAEELVGEEVQIERSSLPEPAEGEYYWADLLGMQVVTTEEIVLGQVDRLLETGAQDVLVVKAGSREHLLPFVQGPIVKSVDLPARRIEVDWELEEEG, from the coding sequence TTGGACGGGTTCGGTAAGCCTGTTACGGAGCGCTGGGTGACGCTCGGCCGCATCACCGGCGTGCACGGCGTGCGCGGCTGGGTGCGTGTGCAGTCCTTCACCCGGCCGGCCGAGAACATCTTCAGCTACGGGCCGTGGCTGATCCGCGGCGTCGAGCTCGCACGGCTCGACTACCGGGCCAGCGGGCGCGGATTCATCGTCCAGCTCAAGGGCATCGAGGATCGCGAGATCGCCGAGGAGCTGGTCGGCGAAGAGGTGCAGATCGAGCGGAGCTCGCTTCCCGAGCCCGCAGAGGGCGAATACTACTGGGCCGATTTGCTCGGCATGCAGGTAGTGACCACCGAGGAGATCGTGCTCGGGCAGGTGGATCGCCTTCTCGAGACCGGCGCCCAGGACGTGCTGGTGGTCAAGGCCGGCTCACGCGAGCATCTCCTGCCGTTCGTGCAGGGCCCGATCGTGAAGAGCGTGGACCTGCCGGCGCGCCGCATCGAAGTCGACTGGGAACTCGAGGAAGAGGGCTAG
- the trmD gene encoding tRNA (guanosine(37)-N1)-methyltransferase TrmD: MHIDVITLFPEMIEQALGHGIPRIARHSGALSLATRNPRDHADNAHRTVDDRPFGGGPGMVMQAPPVIAAVEAARAAQPDTLVVAMSPQGERLDQHWLQRLAERPALTLLCGRYEGLDERIVRAVDLELSLGDFVLSGGELAAMAVIDGVARLLPGVLGHQSSAREDSFVEDLLDCPHYTRPATWRGESVPEVLLSGDHARIARWRLQQALGATWLKRPDLLEGVELNAESRALLSEFIAQCQNKTVRNEEA, translated from the coding sequence GTGCACATCGATGTCATAACGCTCTTTCCGGAGATGATCGAGCAGGCCCTCGGCCACGGCATCCCGAGGATCGCGCGCCACAGCGGGGCGCTCTCGCTGGCGACCCGCAATCCGCGCGATCACGCCGACAATGCGCATCGCACGGTGGACGATCGTCCCTTCGGCGGCGGGCCCGGGATGGTGATGCAGGCACCTCCGGTCATCGCGGCCGTGGAAGCCGCACGCGCCGCGCAGCCTGACACGCTGGTGGTCGCGATGAGTCCCCAGGGCGAGCGCCTCGATCAGCACTGGCTGCAACGACTGGCCGAGCGACCGGCGCTGACCCTGCTCTGCGGTCGTTACGAAGGGCTCGACGAGCGCATCGTGCGCGCGGTCGACCTCGAACTGAGTCTCGGGGACTTCGTGCTCTCCGGCGGCGAACTGGCGGCGATGGCCGTCATCGACGGCGTTGCCAGGCTGCTGCCGGGCGTGCTCGGGCACCAGTCGTCGGCCCGGGAGGACTCATTTGTTGAAGATTTGCTCGATTGCCCGCACTATACGCGCCCCGCGACGTGGCGCGGGGAGTCGGTCCCCGAGGTTCTGCTTTCCGGCGATCACGCGCGTATCGCGCGCTGGCGGCTGCAGCAGGCGCTCGGAGCGACATGGCTGAAGCGCCCCGACCTGCTCGAGGGCGTCGAATTGAACGCGGAATCCAGGGCGCTGCTCAGTGAATTCATAGCGCAGTGCCAGAACAAGACGGTCAGGAACGAAGAAGCATGA
- the rplS gene encoding 50S ribosomal protein L19 has translation MTNIIQELEAEQMQREIPAFRAGDTVEVKVKVKEGDRERLQAFEGVVIAIRNRGLNSAFTVRKISHGEGVERVFQTYSPQLAEIKVKRHGDVARSKLYYLRELRGKAARIKERVRK, from the coding sequence ATGACGAACATCATCCAGGAGCTCGAAGCCGAGCAGATGCAGCGCGAGATCCCGGCTTTCCGGGCGGGCGACACGGTCGAGGTCAAGGTCAAGGTGAAGGAGGGCGATCGCGAGCGCCTGCAGGCCTTCGAGGGCGTCGTCATCGCGATTCGCAACCGCGGCCTGAACTCCGCCTTCACCGTGCGCAAGATCTCGCATGGCGAGGGCGTCGAGCGCGTCTTCCAGACCTACAGCCCGCAGCTGGCCGAGATCAAGGTCAAGCGCCACGGCGATGTGGCGCGCTCCAAGCTCTACTATCTCCGCGAGCTGCGCGGCAAGGCCGCTCGCATCAAGGAGCGCGTGCGCAAGTAG